TGCTGAAATATGTtcagacaataaaaaatgcaacATTTTATGTTAACAAGCTGCTATCTCCACTTGATTTTACTTCGGGCAAAattggtcctatttctctaCCTGCTACGGGACAAGAGACCGCAGCTGGAACGAATGTCACAGTCACAGGATGGGGAAATCTCGAAGTAAGTAACTGGGCATAGTAACTGCAATCATTATTAGAAGTATTCGCCATTAGCCGAATGTGACTTTTTGGATTCTTGGTTTTTTGTAAGTTCAACAACCCCGATCGACCAGACGTACTGAATAAAGTCAGCATCCCTACAGTGACAGACATGGAGTGCCGGCGTTCTTACGGTCCGGTTGATATGTTTGATTCTTTCATATGTGCTGGCGTCCCAGAAGGTTGTGATATTTGATAATGAAACCTGGAAGTAGATTTATAACTAATTATGTTGCTTATTTTAAAGGTGGATTGGATTCGTGCAACGGAGATTCTGGCGGACCCCTTTTTACCAGTCAGCCTGAGCAGCTAATCGGAATCGTATCATGGGGGAAAGATTGCGGTAAAGATAATTCCAGAGCATTTCAGAGTGTAAAACGACATTTTTGAACTTTGGCCATGTTCTAATTGTTTCGTCGTTCATAATCTATAGCTTTGCCTGGTTACTATGGTGTCTACACAGAAGTATCTTACTTCTCCGACTGGATCGCCACCACCGTTGCTAACAATTAAACTTTTACAAGCATAACTGAACTTTTGTAGTCCTTTCACGCACTTTCATTAAAGGGAATAAACAGTTGTAGGGCATATTAGAATCCTTAAATCAGTGTTGCCTTATGATGCGTCATCGTTTTAAAAGTAATATATCGGTAACACATTGGAAGGATCCGCCTacccaaaaatattttaaaccaAAGTTATTCATTCGATCGAATTCATTAAAATCGAACATGCTGCATTTACTGTCCTTACCGTCATAGGCTTCTTTTGACCCTAATTTcgttgttttgattttttcactttttaatCTTAACGGTCAATTCACTTTTCCCTCGCCTTTCCTTTAAAGTTTTGTACATACTGACAGATAACCTCCACGCGATAGAGTCGGCCAGGGTCAAGCAGTAAGAGTCGGGGAAGTCAGAATCAGCATGACAGTCGGCTGGAAGTCTTCTCACAGTCTAATTCGGCTCTTCTCTCAGTCTCATgcctttttccctttttgtcgTTGCCTTGGTATAAAGTTTAAATAAACTCCGATCCTAAACCCGAAATATGAACACCCGCTATTGTTTGATCTGGTGGTAATGAACACTAACCCATCGACCGTACCCTTGGAAGTTCATCAAATCCtccagaaaagaaacaaaactgtcgtggaaggtaaaacaaatcaagaaaagaaaaaatatgcgataaaaatgttccaaataaaaaaaaggttttttcgACTGCAATCTTCGCAAACCAAGTTACACTTGGCATACTTGTAggaataagaaaatttttaccaATGGGAAAACATGTCTTTATGGATAAAATTGTTACAAATGATATCAGTGGCGGACGATCAAGCGACCGTATGGTACGAATAACGCTAGGGGACGACCAAAGCGCTTCAAAtgatatacaaaaaaaaagtgacgtatattatatttatattatcgC
This genomic stretch from Daphnia carinata strain CSIRO-1 chromosome 4, CSIRO_AGI_Dcar_HiC_V3, whole genome shotgun sequence harbors:
- the LOC130687495 gene encoding trypsin-1-like, whose amino-acid sequence is MFKVVVRVIILQYAFAFPPTRNDLKLSRSIANPLIVGGEEAIPNEFPFMVSMQSRAIGGSYSHRCGGAVINDRWIVSASHCTENALVSATRIVAGEHSFTTTSGYEQFSDVELFIMHPDYDTVTLENDIVLIKLLSPLDFTSGKIGPISLPATGQETAAGTNVTVTGWGNLEFNNPDRPDVLNKVSIPTVTDMECRRSYGPVDMFDSFICAGVPEGGLDSCNGDSGGPLFTSQPEQLIGIVSWGKDCALPGYYGVYTEVSYFSDWIATTVANN